One genomic segment of Streptomyces sp. TLI_146 includes these proteins:
- the alc gene encoding allantoicase: MHPIPLASFTGDASPYGGGDPYADYRTADFPFTRYADLADRRLGAGVIAANDEFFAERENLLKPDAAEFDPEHFGHKGKIMDGWETRRRRGVSAAVPHPTDDDHDWALVRLGAPGVVRGIVVDTAHFRGNYPQAVSVEATSVAGSPSPEDLLADDVKWVTLVPRTAVGGHAANGFAVDVEQRFTHLRVNQHPDGGIARLRVYGEVAPDPQWLAVLGTFDLAALENGAQVEDASDRFYSPATNTIQPGRSRKMDDGWETRRRRDKGNDWIRYRLAAQSEIRAVEIDTAYLKGNSAGWAALSVRDGESGEWREVLPRTRLQPDTNHRFVLDAPAVATHVRVDIFPDGGISRLRLFGSLTSDGAARLNARHQELGG; encoded by the coding sequence CTGCATCCGATTCCCCTGGCTTCCTTCACCGGTGACGCCAGCCCCTACGGCGGCGGCGACCCGTACGCGGACTACCGCACCGCCGACTTCCCGTTCACGCGGTACGCCGACCTCGCCGACCGGCGCCTGGGCGCGGGCGTCATCGCCGCCAACGACGAGTTCTTCGCCGAGCGCGAGAACCTCCTCAAGCCCGACGCCGCCGAGTTCGACCCCGAGCACTTCGGCCACAAGGGCAAGATCATGGACGGCTGGGAGACCCGCCGCCGCCGCGGCGTCTCGGCCGCCGTGCCCCACCCCACCGACGACGACCACGACTGGGCGCTGGTACGCCTGGGCGCCCCCGGGGTGGTGCGCGGCATCGTCGTCGACACCGCCCACTTCCGCGGCAACTACCCGCAGGCCGTCTCCGTCGAGGCCACCTCGGTGGCGGGCTCCCCGTCGCCCGAGGACCTGCTCGCCGACGACGTGAAGTGGGTGACCCTGGTACCGCGTACGGCGGTCGGCGGCCACGCGGCCAACGGGTTCGCCGTCGACGTCGAGCAGCGCTTCACGCATCTGCGCGTCAACCAGCACCCCGACGGCGGCATCGCCCGGCTGCGCGTCTACGGCGAGGTCGCCCCGGACCCGCAGTGGCTCGCCGTGCTCGGCACCTTCGACCTCGCGGCGCTGGAGAACGGCGCCCAGGTCGAGGACGCCTCGGACCGCTTCTACTCGCCCGCCACCAACACCATCCAGCCGGGCCGCTCCCGCAAGATGGACGACGGCTGGGAGACCCGCCGCCGCCGCGACAAGGGCAACGACTGGATCCGCTACCGGCTGGCGGCGCAGTCCGAGATCCGCGCGGTCGAGATCGACACCGCCTACCTCAAGGGCAACTCGGCGGGCTGGGCGGCGCTCTCCGTGCGCGACGGCGAGTCGGGCGAGTGGCGCGAGGTCCTGCCCCGCACCCGCCTCCAGCCCGACACCAACCACCGGTTCGTGCTGGACGCCCCCGCGGTGGCCACGCATGTACGCGTCGACATCTTCCCCGACGGCGGCATCTCCCGCCTGCGTCTGTTCGGCTCGCTCACGAGCGACGGCGCGGCGCGGCTGAACGCCCGCCACCAGGAGCTGGGCGGCTGA